Proteins co-encoded in one Arachis stenosperma cultivar V10309 chromosome 7, arast.V10309.gnm1.PFL2, whole genome shotgun sequence genomic window:
- the LOC130941792 gene encoding probable LRR receptor-like serine/threonine-protein kinase At3g47570 isoform X2 — MPLSSETDQMALLALKDKLTNGDPDALPSWNKSLHFCEWEGVICSRRHKRVTSLQLQNQDLGGTLAPSLGNLTFLREMSLTSINLHGQIPREVGHLKRLQILDLRQNNLHGEIPIEMINCSSLQVIILLYNNLTGEVPSWFGSMMQLTQLGLGANGFVGSIPPSLGNLSSLEKLSLAYNQLEGSITPTLGRLSTLKFLGLGVNNFSGQVPPSLYNLSNIQVLDFTENQLVGNFLSNLPMAFPNLEILLCGGNRFTGTFPSSISNLSELQQFQISKNDFYGPISPTVGSLHKLQIFNVGRNRFGNGRAHDLDFLSSLTNCTQLQKLGFYENYLGGVLPDIIGNLSTNLVLLGMALNQISGRIPEGIGKLVNLATLDMEGNFLEGTIPDSIGKLKNLGVLWLDGNKFYGNIPLVIGNLTMLSDVDLSSNKFEGLIPFTLGYCTNMQKFAAYGNNLSGNIPNQTFGNQQGLIQLFLYSNSFTGPIPSDLGNLNHLSILHLQDNKLIGEIPTRLSACSALTELVLERNSFHGSIPSFLGSLLSLEILDLSNNNFSSTIPHELVNLTFLNTLNLSFNHLSGEVPVGGVFNNVTAISLAGNKDLCGGIPQLNLPACSTLPLQKKHKRSVKKKVILIIAFGGVLISVVAFIISIYLLKKKRKRLSTPSLALQYGYVKVSYGELHQATNGFSSLNLIGTGSSGSVYRGTLVHFERPVAVKVLNLQTRGASKSFMSECKALGKMKHRNLLNILTCSSGVDYKGDDFKAIVFEFMPNGSLESLLHNNIEDSESTNRSLNLMQRVNIALDVAFALDYLHNDSEEAVVHCDVKPSNVLLDDDIVAHLGDFGLARLLHGNATSYTSSNQASSSVIKGTIGYLPPEYGAGGSVSPQGDIYSYGILLLEILTGKRPTDAMFGEDLSLHKFCKLAIPEGITEIVDSRLITPFDEGERRITQQKNMMECLVSFARIGVACSEEFPTQRMNIKDVIMELHAIKHKLLP, encoded by the exons ATGCCCTTGAGTTCAGAGACCGATCAGatggctttgcttgctttgaaGGACAAGCTTACCAATGGGGACCCGGATGCTCTTCCATCATGGAATAAGTCTCTCCATTTTTGTGAATGGGAGGGGGTAATATGCAGTCGCCGCCATAAGAGAGTCACATCCTTGCAACTACAAAATCAAGACTTGGGTGGCACTCTTGCACCTTCCTTGGGAAATCTAACATTCCTCAGGGAGATGAGTCTTACTAGCATCAACTTACATGGTCAGATTCCAAGAGAAGTTGGTCATTTGAAGAGACTGCAGATTCTTGACTTGAGGCAAAATAATCTTCATGGAGAGATTCCTATAGAGATGATAAATTGTTCAAGCCTTCAAGTAATTATATTGCTATACAATAATCTAACTGGCGAAGTTCCTTCATGGTTTGGTTCTATGATGCAACTGACTCAGCTGGGGCTTGGTGCTAACGGGTTTGTTGGTAGTATACCACCTTCATTGGGAAATCTCTCATCTCTTGAGAAGTTGTCACTTGCATACAATCAATTGGAAGGAAGCATAACTCCAACTTTGGGTAGGTTGTCAACTTTGAAATTTTTGGGTTTGGGTGTAAATAATTTTTCTGGTCAAGTTCCTCCTTCACTTTATAACCTTTCAAATATTCAAGTTCTTGATTTCACGGAAAACCAGTTAGTGGGTAATTTTCTCTCAAATTTACCTATGGCTTTTCCCAATCTTGAGATACTTTTGTGTGGAGGGAACCGATTCACCGGTACTTTTCCGTCTTCAATATCCAACCTTTCTGAGCTGCAACAGTTTCAAATATCCAAAAATGATTTTTATGGACCAATTTCTCCTACCGTAGGAAGTTTACACAAACTCCAGATATTTAATGTTGGACGGAATAGATTCGGAAATGGAAGAGCTCATGATTTGGATTTTCTTTCCTCATTGACTAATTGCACTCAATTGCAGAAATTAGGCTTTTATGAAAATTATTTAGGTGGAGTATTGCCAGATATCATAGGCAACTTATCAACCAATCTCGTTTTGCTTGGTATGGCTTTGAATCAAATATCTGGAAGGATACCAGAAGGAATTGGAAAACTAGTCAACCTAGCAACACTTGATATGGAGGGGAATTTTCTTGAGGGAACAATCCCAGATTCAATAGGAAAGCTAAAAAATCTTGGAGTGTTGTGGTTGGATGGAAATAAGTTCTATGGCAACATCCCTCTTGTCATTGGTAACCTTACTATGCTGTCTGACGTTGATCTGAGCTCAAATAAATTTGAAGGACTCATTCCCTTTACACTTGGATACTGCACCAACATGCAAAAATTTGCTGCATATGGAAACAACTTAAGTGGTAATATACCCAATCAAACATTTGGCAACCAGCAAGGCTTAATACAGTTGTTTCTATACTCCAACTCTTTTACCGGCCCCATTCCTTCTGATCTTGGAAACTTGAACCATCTTTCCATCTTGCATTTACAAGATAACAAGCTCATTGGTGAGATTCCCACGAGACTTAGTGCTTGCTCTGCTTTAACAGAGCTCGTACTAGAAAGAAACTCATTCCATGGAAGTATACCTTCATTCTTGGGATCTCTACTATCCCTTGAAATCTTGGACCTTTCTAATAACAACTTCTCAAGCACAATCCCACATGAACTTGTGAATCTCACGTTTCTGAATACTTTGAACTTATCTTTTAACCATCTCTCTGGTGAGGTCCCGGTAGGAGGGGTATTCAATAATGTCACAGCAATATCACTTGCCGGAAACAAAGATCTTTGTGGTGGGATACCTCAATTGAATCTCCCTGCATGCTCTACGTTGCCCTTACAGAAGAAACACAAGAGATCTGTTAAAAAGAAAGTCATCCTCATAATCGCATTTGGAGGGGTTCTAATATCTGTTGTTGCTTTTATTATTAGTATATATCTTCTCAAGAAGAAGCGAAAAAGGTTATCTACTCCTTCTCTAGCTTTGCAATATGGCTATGTGAAGGTATCTTATGGAGAGCTACATCAAGCGACCAATGgattttcttctttaaatttaATTGGCACAGGAAGCTCTGGCTCAGTATATAGAGGAACCCTTGTCCATTTTGAGAGACCTGTTGCTGTGAAGGTGTTGAATCTTCAAACACGCGGAGCATCGAAGAGTTTCATGTCCGAATGCAAAGCTCTAGGAAAAATGAAGCACAGAAACCTTCTCAATATATTGACCTGTAGTTCAGGTGTTGATTACAAAGGTGATGATTTCAAGGCCATAGTGTTTGAGTTCATGCCTAATGGGAGTTTAGAAAGCTTGTTGCACAACAACATTGAAGATAGCGAGTCCACAAATCGGAGTCTCAACCTGATGCAAAGAGTAAATATTGCTCTTGATGTAGCTTTTGCATTGGATTATCTTCACAATGATTCAGAGGAAGCTGTAGTTCACTGTGATGTTAAGCCAAGTAATGTTCTACTTGATGATGACATTGTTGCTCACTTGGGAGACTTTGGGTTAGCTAGGCTTCTTCATGGGAATGCCACAAGCTATACTAGTAGTAATCAAGCTAGTTCCTCTGTTATTAAGGGAACCATCGGATACCTTCCACCAG AGTATGGAGCAGGTGGGTCAGTATCACCACAAGGAGACATCTATAGCTATGGAATTCTTCTTTTGGAAATACTAACCGGAAAGAGACCAACGGATGCCATGTTTGGTGAAGATCTAAGCCTACACAAATTCTGTAAACTGGCAATTCCAGAAGGAATTACTGAGATTGTTGATTCAAGATTGATAACTCCGTTTGATGAAGGAGAAAGAAGGATCACACAACAGAAAAACATGATGGAGTGTTTAGTGTCTTTTGCTAGGATTGGAGTTGCATGTTCTGAAGAGTTTCCCACTCAACGGATGAATATTAAAGATGTCATAATGGAGCTGCATGCAATTAAACACAAACTGCTTCCTTAG
- the LOC130941792 gene encoding probable LRR receptor-like serine/threonine-protein kinase At3g47570 isoform X1, whose protein sequence is MIMIIFIMFLLSIASQIEYMTSAAVTMPLSSETDQMALLALKDKLTNGDPDALPSWNKSLHFCEWEGVICSRRHKRVTSLQLQNQDLGGTLAPSLGNLTFLREMSLTSINLHGQIPREVGHLKRLQILDLRQNNLHGEIPIEMINCSSLQVIILLYNNLTGEVPSWFGSMMQLTQLGLGANGFVGSIPPSLGNLSSLEKLSLAYNQLEGSITPTLGRLSTLKFLGLGVNNFSGQVPPSLYNLSNIQVLDFTENQLVGNFLSNLPMAFPNLEILLCGGNRFTGTFPSSISNLSELQQFQISKNDFYGPISPTVGSLHKLQIFNVGRNRFGNGRAHDLDFLSSLTNCTQLQKLGFYENYLGGVLPDIIGNLSTNLVLLGMALNQISGRIPEGIGKLVNLATLDMEGNFLEGTIPDSIGKLKNLGVLWLDGNKFYGNIPLVIGNLTMLSDVDLSSNKFEGLIPFTLGYCTNMQKFAAYGNNLSGNIPNQTFGNQQGLIQLFLYSNSFTGPIPSDLGNLNHLSILHLQDNKLIGEIPTRLSACSALTELVLERNSFHGSIPSFLGSLLSLEILDLSNNNFSSTIPHELVNLTFLNTLNLSFNHLSGEVPVGGVFNNVTAISLAGNKDLCGGIPQLNLPACSTLPLQKKHKRSVKKKVILIIAFGGVLISVVAFIISIYLLKKKRKRLSTPSLALQYGYVKVSYGELHQATNGFSSLNLIGTGSSGSVYRGTLVHFERPVAVKVLNLQTRGASKSFMSECKALGKMKHRNLLNILTCSSGVDYKGDDFKAIVFEFMPNGSLESLLHNNIEDSESTNRSLNLMQRVNIALDVAFALDYLHNDSEEAVVHCDVKPSNVLLDDDIVAHLGDFGLARLLHGNATSYTSSNQASSSVIKGTIGYLPPEYGAGGSVSPQGDIYSYGILLLEILTGKRPTDAMFGEDLSLHKFCKLAIPEGITEIVDSRLITPFDEGERRITQQKNMMECLVSFARIGVACSEEFPTQRMNIKDVIMELHAIKHKLLP, encoded by the exons ATGATAATGATCATCTTCATTATGTTTCTCTTATCTATTGCTTCACAAATAGAGTACATGACATCTGCTGCAGTGACCATGCCCTTGAGTTCAGAGACCGATCAGatggctttgcttgctttgaaGGACAAGCTTACCAATGGGGACCCGGATGCTCTTCCATCATGGAATAAGTCTCTCCATTTTTGTGAATGGGAGGGGGTAATATGCAGTCGCCGCCATAAGAGAGTCACATCCTTGCAACTACAAAATCAAGACTTGGGTGGCACTCTTGCACCTTCCTTGGGAAATCTAACATTCCTCAGGGAGATGAGTCTTACTAGCATCAACTTACATGGTCAGATTCCAAGAGAAGTTGGTCATTTGAAGAGACTGCAGATTCTTGACTTGAGGCAAAATAATCTTCATGGAGAGATTCCTATAGAGATGATAAATTGTTCAAGCCTTCAAGTAATTATATTGCTATACAATAATCTAACTGGCGAAGTTCCTTCATGGTTTGGTTCTATGATGCAACTGACTCAGCTGGGGCTTGGTGCTAACGGGTTTGTTGGTAGTATACCACCTTCATTGGGAAATCTCTCATCTCTTGAGAAGTTGTCACTTGCATACAATCAATTGGAAGGAAGCATAACTCCAACTTTGGGTAGGTTGTCAACTTTGAAATTTTTGGGTTTGGGTGTAAATAATTTTTCTGGTCAAGTTCCTCCTTCACTTTATAACCTTTCAAATATTCAAGTTCTTGATTTCACGGAAAACCAGTTAGTGGGTAATTTTCTCTCAAATTTACCTATGGCTTTTCCCAATCTTGAGATACTTTTGTGTGGAGGGAACCGATTCACCGGTACTTTTCCGTCTTCAATATCCAACCTTTCTGAGCTGCAACAGTTTCAAATATCCAAAAATGATTTTTATGGACCAATTTCTCCTACCGTAGGAAGTTTACACAAACTCCAGATATTTAATGTTGGACGGAATAGATTCGGAAATGGAAGAGCTCATGATTTGGATTTTCTTTCCTCATTGACTAATTGCACTCAATTGCAGAAATTAGGCTTTTATGAAAATTATTTAGGTGGAGTATTGCCAGATATCATAGGCAACTTATCAACCAATCTCGTTTTGCTTGGTATGGCTTTGAATCAAATATCTGGAAGGATACCAGAAGGAATTGGAAAACTAGTCAACCTAGCAACACTTGATATGGAGGGGAATTTTCTTGAGGGAACAATCCCAGATTCAATAGGAAAGCTAAAAAATCTTGGAGTGTTGTGGTTGGATGGAAATAAGTTCTATGGCAACATCCCTCTTGTCATTGGTAACCTTACTATGCTGTCTGACGTTGATCTGAGCTCAAATAAATTTGAAGGACTCATTCCCTTTACACTTGGATACTGCACCAACATGCAAAAATTTGCTGCATATGGAAACAACTTAAGTGGTAATATACCCAATCAAACATTTGGCAACCAGCAAGGCTTAATACAGTTGTTTCTATACTCCAACTCTTTTACCGGCCCCATTCCTTCTGATCTTGGAAACTTGAACCATCTTTCCATCTTGCATTTACAAGATAACAAGCTCATTGGTGAGATTCCCACGAGACTTAGTGCTTGCTCTGCTTTAACAGAGCTCGTACTAGAAAGAAACTCATTCCATGGAAGTATACCTTCATTCTTGGGATCTCTACTATCCCTTGAAATCTTGGACCTTTCTAATAACAACTTCTCAAGCACAATCCCACATGAACTTGTGAATCTCACGTTTCTGAATACTTTGAACTTATCTTTTAACCATCTCTCTGGTGAGGTCCCGGTAGGAGGGGTATTCAATAATGTCACAGCAATATCACTTGCCGGAAACAAAGATCTTTGTGGTGGGATACCTCAATTGAATCTCCCTGCATGCTCTACGTTGCCCTTACAGAAGAAACACAAGAGATCTGTTAAAAAGAAAGTCATCCTCATAATCGCATTTGGAGGGGTTCTAATATCTGTTGTTGCTTTTATTATTAGTATATATCTTCTCAAGAAGAAGCGAAAAAGGTTATCTACTCCTTCTCTAGCTTTGCAATATGGCTATGTGAAGGTATCTTATGGAGAGCTACATCAAGCGACCAATGgattttcttctttaaatttaATTGGCACAGGAAGCTCTGGCTCAGTATATAGAGGAACCCTTGTCCATTTTGAGAGACCTGTTGCTGTGAAGGTGTTGAATCTTCAAACACGCGGAGCATCGAAGAGTTTCATGTCCGAATGCAAAGCTCTAGGAAAAATGAAGCACAGAAACCTTCTCAATATATTGACCTGTAGTTCAGGTGTTGATTACAAAGGTGATGATTTCAAGGCCATAGTGTTTGAGTTCATGCCTAATGGGAGTTTAGAAAGCTTGTTGCACAACAACATTGAAGATAGCGAGTCCACAAATCGGAGTCTCAACCTGATGCAAAGAGTAAATATTGCTCTTGATGTAGCTTTTGCATTGGATTATCTTCACAATGATTCAGAGGAAGCTGTAGTTCACTGTGATGTTAAGCCAAGTAATGTTCTACTTGATGATGACATTGTTGCTCACTTGGGAGACTTTGGGTTAGCTAGGCTTCTTCATGGGAATGCCACAAGCTATACTAGTAGTAATCAAGCTAGTTCCTCTGTTATTAAGGGAACCATCGGATACCTTCCACCAG AGTATGGAGCAGGTGGGTCAGTATCACCACAAGGAGACATCTATAGCTATGGAATTCTTCTTTTGGAAATACTAACCGGAAAGAGACCAACGGATGCCATGTTTGGTGAAGATCTAAGCCTACACAAATTCTGTAAACTGGCAATTCCAGAAGGAATTACTGAGATTGTTGATTCAAGATTGATAACTCCGTTTGATGAAGGAGAAAGAAGGATCACACAACAGAAAAACATGATGGAGTGTTTAGTGTCTTTTGCTAGGATTGGAGTTGCATGTTCTGAAGAGTTTCCCACTCAACGGATGAATATTAAAGATGTCATAATGGAGCTGCATGCAATTAAACACAAACTGCTTCCTTAG